In Piliocolobus tephrosceles isolate RC106 chromosome 6, ASM277652v3, whole genome shotgun sequence, the following are encoded in one genomic region:
- the FLRT2 gene encoding leucine-rich repeat transmembrane protein FLRT2 isoform X1 has product MGLQTTKWPSHGAFFLKSWLIISLGLYSQVSKLLACPSVCRCDRNFVYCNERSLTSVPLGIPEGVTVLYLHNNQINNAGFPAELHNVQSVHTVYLYGNQLDEFPMNLPKNVRVLHLQENNIQTISRAALAQLLKLEELHLDDNSISTVGVEDGAFREAISLKLLFLSKNHLSSVPVGLPVDLQELRVDENRIAVISDMAFQNLTSLERLIVDGNLLTNKGIADGTFSHLTKLKEFSIVRNSLSHPPPDLPGTHLIRLYLQDNQINHIPLTAFSNLRKLERLDISNNQLRMLTQGVFDNLSNLKQLTARNNPWFCDCSIKWVTEWLKYIPSSLNVRGFMCQGPEQVRGMAVRELNMNLLSCPTTTPGLPLFTPAPSTASPTTQPPTLSVPNPSRSHTPPPPPTSKLPTIPDWDGRERVTPPISERIQLSIHFVNDTSIQVSWLSLFTVMAYKLTWVKMGHSLVGGIVQERIVSGEKQHLSLVNLEPRSTYRICLVPLDAFNYRAVEDTICSEATTHASYLNNGSNTASSHEQTTSHSMGSPFLLAGLIGGAVIFVLVVLLGVFCWHMHKKGRYTSQKWKYNRGRRKDDYCEAGTKKDNSILEMTETSFQIVSLNNDQLLKGDFRLQPIYTPNGGINYTDCHIPNNMRYCNSSVPDLEHCHT; this is encoded by the coding sequence ATGGGCCTACAGACCACAAAGTGGCCCAGCCATGGGGCTTTTTTCCTGAAGTCTTGGCTTATCATTTCCCTGGGGCTCTACTCACAGGTGTCCAAACTCCTGGCCTGCCCTAGTGTGTGCCGCTGCGACAGGAACTTTGTCTACTGTAATGAGCGAAGCTTGACCTCAGTGCCTCTTGGGATCCCGGAGGGCGTAACCGTACTCTACCTCCACAACAACCAAATTAATAATGCTGGATTTCCTGCAGAACTGCACAATGTACAGTCGGTGCACACGGTCTACCTGTACGGCAACCAACTGGACGAATTCCCCATGAACCTTCCTAAGAATGTCAGAGTTCTCCATTTGCAGGAAAACAATATTCAGACCATTTCACGGGCTGCTCTTGCCCAGCTCTTGAAGCTTGAAGAGCTGCACCTGGATGACAACTCCATATCCACAGTGGGGGTGGAAGACGGGGCCTTCCGGGAGGCTATTAGCCTCAAATTGTTGTTTTTGTCTAagaatcacctgagcagtgtGCCTGTGGGGCTTCCTGTGGACTTGCAAGAGCTAAGGGTGGATGAAAATCGAATTGCTGTCATATCCGACATGGCCTTCCAGAATCTCACGAGCTTGGAGCGTCTTATTGTGGACGGGAACCTCCTGACCAACAAGGGTATCGCCGACGGCACCTTCAGCCATCTCACCAAGCTCAAGGAATTTTCAATCGTTCGTAATTCGCTGTCCCACCCTCCTCCCGATCTCCCAGGTACACATCTGATCAGGCTCTATTTGCAGGACAACCAGATAAACCACATTCCTTTGACAGCCTTCTCAAATCTGCGTAAGCTGGAACGGCTGGATATATCCAACAACCAACTGCGGATGCTGACTCAAGGGGTTTTTGATAATCTCTCCAACCTGAAGCAGCTCACTGCGCGGAATAACCCTTGGTTTTGTGACTGCAGTATCAAATGGGTCACGGAATGGCTCAAATACATCCCTTCATCTCTCAACGTGCGGGGTTTCATGTGCCAAGGTCCTGAACAAGTCCGGGGGATGGCCGTCAGGGAATTAAATATGAATCTTTTGTCCTGTCCCACCACGACCCCCGGCCTGCCTCTCTTCACCCCAGCCCCAAGTACAGCTTCTCCGACCACTCAGCCTCCCACCCTCTCTGTTCCAAACCCTAGCAGAAGCCAcactcctccacctcctcccacaTCGAAACTTCCCACGATTCCTGACTGGGACGGCAGAGAAAGAGTGACCCCACCTATTTCTGAACGGATCCAGCTCTCTATCCATTTTGTGAATGATACTTCCATTCAAGTCAGCTGGCTCTCTCTCTTCACCGTGATGGCATACAAACTCACATGGGTGAAAATGGGCCACAGTTTGGTAGGGGGCATCGTTCAGGAGCGCATAGTCAGCGGTGAGAAGCAACACCTGAGCCTGGTTAACCTAGAGCCCCGATCGACCTATCGGATTTGTTTAGTGCCACTGGATGCTTTTAACTACCGTGCGGTAGAAGACACCATTTGTTCAGAGGCCACCACTCACGCCTCCTATCTGAACAACGGCAGCAACACGGCATCCAGTCATGAGCAGACGACGTCCCACAGCATGGGATCCCCCTTTCTGCTGGCGGGCTTGATCGGGGGCGCGGTGATATTTGTGCTCGTGGTCTTGCTCGGCGTCTTTTGCTGGCACATGCACAAAAAGGGGCGCTACACCTCCCAGAAGTGGAAATACAACCGGGGCCGGCGGAAAGATGATTATTGCGAGGCAGGCACCAAGAAGGACAACTCCATCCTGGAGATGACAGAAACCAGTTTTCAGATCGTCTCCTTAAATAACGATCAACTCCTTAAAGGAGATTTCAGACTGCAGCCCATTTACACCCCAAATGGGGGCATTAATTACACAGACTGCCATATCCCCAACAACATGCGATACTGCAACAGCAGCGTGCCAGACCTAGAGCACTGCCATACGTGA
- the FLRT2 gene encoding leucine-rich repeat transmembrane protein FLRT2 isoform X2 produces the protein MAFQNLTSLERLIVDGNLLTNKGIADGTFSHLTKLKEFSIVRNSLSHPPPDLPGTHLIRLYLQDNQINHIPLTAFSNLRKLERLDISNNQLRMLTQGVFDNLSNLKQLTARNNPWFCDCSIKWVTEWLKYIPSSLNVRGFMCQGPEQVRGMAVRELNMNLLSCPTTTPGLPLFTPAPSTASPTTQPPTLSVPNPSRSHTPPPPPTSKLPTIPDWDGRERVTPPISERIQLSIHFVNDTSIQVSWLSLFTVMAYKLTWVKMGHSLVGGIVQERIVSGEKQHLSLVNLEPRSTYRICLVPLDAFNYRAVEDTICSEATTHASYLNNGSNTASSHEQTTSHSMGSPFLLAGLIGGAVIFVLVVLLGVFCWHMHKKGRYTSQKWKYNRGRRKDDYCEAGTKKDNSILEMTETSFQIVSLNNDQLLKGDFRLQPIYTPNGGINYTDCHIPNNMRYCNSSVPDLEHCHT, from the coding sequence ATGGCCTTCCAGAATCTCACGAGCTTGGAGCGTCTTATTGTGGACGGGAACCTCCTGACCAACAAGGGTATCGCCGACGGCACCTTCAGCCATCTCACCAAGCTCAAGGAATTTTCAATCGTTCGTAATTCGCTGTCCCACCCTCCTCCCGATCTCCCAGGTACACATCTGATCAGGCTCTATTTGCAGGACAACCAGATAAACCACATTCCTTTGACAGCCTTCTCAAATCTGCGTAAGCTGGAACGGCTGGATATATCCAACAACCAACTGCGGATGCTGACTCAAGGGGTTTTTGATAATCTCTCCAACCTGAAGCAGCTCACTGCGCGGAATAACCCTTGGTTTTGTGACTGCAGTATCAAATGGGTCACGGAATGGCTCAAATACATCCCTTCATCTCTCAACGTGCGGGGTTTCATGTGCCAAGGTCCTGAACAAGTCCGGGGGATGGCCGTCAGGGAATTAAATATGAATCTTTTGTCCTGTCCCACCACGACCCCCGGCCTGCCTCTCTTCACCCCAGCCCCAAGTACAGCTTCTCCGACCACTCAGCCTCCCACCCTCTCTGTTCCAAACCCTAGCAGAAGCCAcactcctccacctcctcccacaTCGAAACTTCCCACGATTCCTGACTGGGACGGCAGAGAAAGAGTGACCCCACCTATTTCTGAACGGATCCAGCTCTCTATCCATTTTGTGAATGATACTTCCATTCAAGTCAGCTGGCTCTCTCTCTTCACCGTGATGGCATACAAACTCACATGGGTGAAAATGGGCCACAGTTTGGTAGGGGGCATCGTTCAGGAGCGCATAGTCAGCGGTGAGAAGCAACACCTGAGCCTGGTTAACCTAGAGCCCCGATCGACCTATCGGATTTGTTTAGTGCCACTGGATGCTTTTAACTACCGTGCGGTAGAAGACACCATTTGTTCAGAGGCCACCACTCACGCCTCCTATCTGAACAACGGCAGCAACACGGCATCCAGTCATGAGCAGACGACGTCCCACAGCATGGGATCCCCCTTTCTGCTGGCGGGCTTGATCGGGGGCGCGGTGATATTTGTGCTCGTGGTCTTGCTCGGCGTCTTTTGCTGGCACATGCACAAAAAGGGGCGCTACACCTCCCAGAAGTGGAAATACAACCGGGGCCGGCGGAAAGATGATTATTGCGAGGCAGGCACCAAGAAGGACAACTCCATCCTGGAGATGACAGAAACCAGTTTTCAGATCGTCTCCTTAAATAACGATCAACTCCTTAAAGGAGATTTCAGACTGCAGCCCATTTACACCCCAAATGGGGGCATTAATTACACAGACTGCCATATCCCCAACAACATGCGATACTGCAACAGCAGCGTGCCAGACCTAGAGCACTGCCATACGTGA